In a genomic window of Pelotomaculum thermopropionicum SI:
- the LivK gene encoding ABC-type branched-chain amino acid transport systems, periplasmic component, producing MFKNKWGPVLLILALGLVLVAAGCGGKEPAKSGEKVIKVGLVAPLTGDVQSFGEYTKNGFLLALEEAGYKAGDYKIEPVIVDDRNDANEGANVATKLVSQDKVKAIIGPVTTRSAIPVSDIANSNKVVMIASTATNEKVTVADGKRKEYVFRACFIDPFQGTIGAKFALDTLKAKTAAVLYDQTNDYTIGLANYFKDNFTKGGGEIVAFEAYSKDDKDFSAVLTNIARKNPDLLYLPDYHQKVSIIGKQAREKGIKAIFLGGDGWDSPDLDFATMSGGYFTNHFSADDPRPEVKSFVEKYKAKYNTTPEFCAALSYDATKLLLNAIAKANSDDTTKIKDILKDTKDFPAVSGKISFDKDGNPTKAITILQVREDKKYNYVTTVNP from the coding sequence ATGTTCAAAAACAAGTGGGGTCCGGTCCTGCTGATCCTGGCCCTGGGCCTGGTCCTTGTTGCGGCCGGCTGCGGCGGCAAGGAACCGGCTAAATCCGGCGAAAAAGTAATCAAAGTCGGCCTTGTTGCCCCGCTGACCGGAGACGTCCAGAGCTTCGGCGAATACACCAAAAACGGCTTCCTGCTGGCGCTTGAAGAAGCAGGTTACAAAGCCGGCGACTACAAAATCGAACCGGTTATCGTGGACGACCGCAACGACGCCAACGAGGGGGCAAACGTCGCCACCAAGCTGGTTTCCCAGGACAAGGTAAAGGCCATCATCGGTCCGGTCACCACCAGGTCGGCCATACCGGTTTCTGACATCGCCAACAGCAACAAGGTGGTCATGATTGCCAGCACTGCCACCAACGAAAAGGTCACGGTGGCCGACGGCAAGCGCAAGGAATACGTCTTCCGGGCCTGCTTCATCGACCCGTTCCAGGGCACCATCGGCGCCAAGTTTGCCCTGGATACCCTGAAGGCGAAAACTGCAGCCGTGCTTTATGACCAGACCAACGACTACACCATCGGCCTGGCCAACTACTTCAAGGACAACTTTACTAAAGGCGGCGGCGAGATAGTAGCCTTTGAGGCCTATTCAAAAGACGACAAAGACTTCTCGGCGGTGCTGACCAACATTGCCAGGAAAAACCCCGACCTGCTCTACTTGCCCGATTACCACCAGAAGGTCAGCATAATCGGCAAGCAGGCGCGCGAGAAAGGCATTAAGGCGATCTTCTTAGGCGGCGACGGATGGGATTCGCCGGACCTTGATTTCGCCACCATGAGCGGCGGCTATTTCACCAACCATTTCTCGGCCGACGACCCCAGGCCGGAGGTTAAAAGCTTCGTGGAGAAATATAAAGCTAAATACAACACCACTCCCGAGTTTTGCGCCGCCCTTTCCTACGACGCCACCAAGCTGCTGTTAAATGCCATTGCCAAAGCCAACAGCGACGACACAACCAAAATCAAGGACATTTTAAAGGATACCAAGGACTTCCCGGCCGTAAGCGGCAAGATCTCGTTTGATAAAGACGGCAACCCGACCAAGGCCATCACCATCCTGCAGGTCAGGGAAGACAAGAAGTACAACTACGTTACCACGGTTAACCCGTAG
- a CDS encoding hypothetical membrane protein, with amino-acid sequence MNWSALLKPAGGEDGCSAGEPRKRGILFLWAAVFCAVFLLAAGGYAWAKKSVVLVVDGKRTEVRTFSRTVGGVLKKLNIVLLDKDTVDPPPETPLREGMVVTVERAREVCVAVDGGEVQVRTRGQTVGDVLAECGIVLGPEDEVTPGREAAVVQGTKIVVSRVNTALEVEEVPLAYEVKRRYTVALPQGATRIAQEGREGTERRTWQVTYRDGREVSRQLASAEVIAPPVDKVVMVGSGMVVSRGGENIRYSECIEMLASGYTFTGHNTAMGIYPSYGVAAVDPGRIPMGTRLYVEGYGYATALDRGSAIKGDRIDLFFESREEAMNWGLKRVKVYVLN; translated from the coding sequence ATGAACTGGAGCGCATTGTTGAAACCGGCCGGCGGAGAAGACGGCTGCAGCGCAGGGGAACCCCGGAAGCGGGGTATTTTGTTCTTGTGGGCGGCGGTTTTTTGCGCCGTGTTTCTTCTGGCGGCCGGGGGCTATGCCTGGGCTAAAAAGTCGGTGGTGCTGGTTGTTGACGGGAAGAGAACCGAGGTGCGGACTTTTTCCCGCACGGTAGGGGGAGTTCTTAAAAAACTGAATATTGTGCTGCTGGATAAGGACACGGTGGACCCGCCGCCGGAGACACCGCTGAGAGAAGGTATGGTGGTGACGGTGGAGCGGGCCAGGGAGGTTTGCGTGGCCGTTGACGGCGGTGAAGTTCAGGTCAGGACAAGAGGGCAGACGGTGGGGGACGTGCTTGCCGAATGCGGCATTGTCCTGGGGCCGGAGGACGAGGTGACGCCGGGGAGAGAGGCGGCAGTTGTCCAGGGCACGAAGATAGTTGTGTCCAGGGTAAATACCGCTCTGGAAGTGGAAGAGGTCCCGCTGGCGTATGAGGTAAAAAGGAGGTACACCGTTGCCCTGCCGCAGGGTGCCACCCGGATAGCGCAGGAGGGGCGGGAAGGAACGGAGCGCCGCACCTGGCAGGTCACATACCGGGACGGCAGGGAGGTGAGCCGCCAGCTTGCTTCCGCTGAGGTAATTGCGCCGCCGGTGGATAAGGTGGTCATGGTCGGCAGCGGGATGGTGGTTTCCAGGGGCGGTGAAAATATCAGGTACTCCGAATGCATTGAAATGCTGGCTTCGGGCTATACCTTCACCGGCCATAACACGGCCATGGGAATATATCCCAGCTACGGAGTGGCCGCGGTCGATCCCGGCAGGATTCCCATGGGGACCCGGCTTTACGTGGAGGGCTACGGTTACGCCACGGCCCTGGACCGGGGCAGCGCAATAAAGGGAGACAGAATCGACCTCTTTTTTGAGTCCAGGGAGGAAGCCATGAACTGGGGTCTAAAGAGGGTAAAAGTTTATGTTTTGAATTAG
- the KsgA gene encoding dimethyladenosine transferase (rRNA methylation), whose amino-acid sequence MIVVASPAVVREIMRRHGISPRKSLGQNFLIDLNIIDKIIKAADLTPADLVVEIGPGLGALTARAAARAGKVLAVEVDRGLLPALAEVLEGAGNVEIIRGDALDVDFDRLAGEKTDGAFGRGGKKYKLLANLPYYLTGPLLLRLLLERFNFALMVVMVQLEVAFRLTASPGTADYGALSVAVQYFTEPKVLFRVPRTVFYPPPGVDSAVVRLALRPAPAVTVRNEDVFFQVVRAAFGFRRKTLLNSLAASGLGPGREAWLEVLKRAGIDPQRRGETLSLSEFASIADSFLDAGGQ is encoded by the coding sequence TTGATTGTAGTCGCTTCGCCGGCAGTTGTGCGGGAAATCATGCGGCGCCACGGGATCAGCCCGAGGAAAAGCCTGGGGCAAAATTTTTTAATAGACCTGAATATTATAGATAAGATAATAAAGGCCGCGGATCTGACGCCGGCAGACCTGGTCGTGGAAATAGGCCCCGGCCTGGGGGCCCTTACCGCGCGGGCCGCGGCCAGGGCCGGGAAGGTGCTGGCCGTGGAAGTGGACCGCGGGCTGCTGCCCGCCCTGGCCGAAGTGCTGGAAGGAGCTGGAAACGTCGAAATAATCCGGGGAGACGCGCTGGACGTTGATTTCGACCGGCTGGCCGGGGAAAAAACGGACGGCGCTTTCGGGCGCGGCGGAAAAAAGTATAAGCTTTTGGCCAACCTGCCCTACTATCTGACCGGCCCTCTTTTATTGCGCCTGCTGCTGGAACGGTTTAATTTTGCGCTGATGGTGGTTATGGTCCAGCTTGAGGTGGCCTTCCGTCTGACGGCCTCTCCCGGCACCGCCGACTACGGCGCCTTAAGCGTTGCCGTCCAGTATTTTACCGAGCCAAAGGTTCTTTTCCGGGTGCCCAGGACGGTATTTTACCCTCCGCCGGGGGTGGATTCGGCGGTGGTGCGGCTGGCCCTGCGGCCGGCTCCGGCCGTTACAGTGAGAAATGAGGACGTCTTCTTCCAGGTGGTGCGGGCGGCTTTCGGTTTTCGCAGAAAAACGCTGCTGAATTCCCTGGCCGCCTCCGGCCTGGGTCCCGGCAGGGAGGCCTGGCTAGAGGTGCTAAAACGCGCCGGGATTGACCCGCAGCGGCGGGGCGAAACCTTGAGCCTGAGTGAATTTGCCTCTATTGCGGACAGCTTTTTGGATGCCGGCGGTCAGTAG
- a CDS encoding hypothetical protein (containing partial COG1216 predicted glycosyltransferases) produces the protein MLAAVVPARNEEKSIKKIIDTLLGLPFDLIIPVINGCTDNSYGIVMQIKSPRVAPLYFKEPLGIDVPRAMGAKAALDKGATAVLFLDGDMDGDIAASLAELIAKVNNGADMALTNCYPGEYQVRTSLLASFVLKVRSKLNREINLEHVIGAASPSHGPHAVSRRLLLSIPLKEVAMPPVTLALAAKKGLSVCVGTAVPHRALGSPDKDPAHSERIAETIIGDCLEAIRVYKNKKRHRSLGAVEYNGYNSCRRWDLLDDFLGQAGPDKVVAAPEQA, from the coding sequence ATGCTTGCCGCCGTTGTCCCGGCCAGAAACGAGGAAAAAAGCATAAAAAAAATTATCGACACCCTTCTGGGGCTTCCCTTTGACCTGATTATTCCGGTAATAAACGGGTGCACCGATAATTCATACGGAATCGTGATGCAGATTAAATCCCCGCGGGTTGCGCCTCTTTACTTTAAAGAGCCCCTGGGCATCGACGTTCCCAGGGCGATGGGGGCTAAAGCCGCTCTGGACAAAGGCGCCACGGCAGTTCTCTTTCTGGACGGGGACATGGACGGAGATATTGCCGCAAGCCTGGCCGAACTAATCGCAAAAGTAAACAACGGTGCCGACATGGCCTTAACCAACTGTTACCCGGGCGAATACCAGGTGAGAACGTCCCTGCTGGCTTCCTTCGTGCTGAAAGTACGCAGCAAGCTGAACCGGGAAATAAACCTGGAGCATGTCATCGGAGCGGCCTCGCCCAGCCACGGACCGCACGCCGTCTCGCGCCGTCTGCTTCTGTCCATCCCGCTTAAAGAGGTGGCCATGCCGCCGGTAACGCTGGCACTTGCGGCAAAAAAGGGGCTTAGCGTCTGCGTGGGCACAGCCGTTCCCCACAGGGCCCTGGGTTCCCCTGACAAAGACCCGGCTCACTCCGAGCGGATTGCCGAAACCATCATCGGAGACTGCCTGGAGGCAATCCGCGTCTACAAAAACAAAAAGCGCCACCGCTCGCTGGGCGCAGTGGAGTACAACGGCTATAACAGTTGCAGGCGCTGGGACCTGCTGGACGACTTTCTGGGGCAGGCAGGCCCGGACAAGGTCGTTGCAGCGCCGGAACAGGCTTAA